In Phyllobacterium zundukense, one DNA window encodes the following:
- a CDS encoding type II toxin-antitoxin system Phd/YefM family antitoxin: MTTVSIRDAKNRLTELARQVEKGETIVVTRNGRPAFDLVPHKPRKGLRLEAIDEFKKIHGITTIVPFIADDFDDPLPEDFLLNPLPPDA, translated from the coding sequence ATGACAACTGTATCGATCCGAGACGCAAAGAACCGCCTCACGGAGCTCGCCCGCCAGGTGGAAAAAGGCGAGACCATTGTGGTGACACGCAATGGTCGTCCGGCTTTTGATCTTGTACCGCACAAGCCCCGAAAGGGGCTGCGGTTGGAGGCGATTGACGAATTCAAGAAAATACACGGGATCACGACTATCGTCCCCTTTATCGCGGACGATTTCGACGACCCATTGCCGGAAGATTTTCTTCTTAACCCGCTGCCACCAGACGCATGA
- the nth gene encoding endonuclease III: MENPKRKIDQIKATPGKVEAGFPSGIAETQSVSIAKPAKARNVTGTRYTAAEIHEIFRRFSVQRPEPKGELEHVNPFTLLVAVVLSAQATDVGVNKATRALFKVADTPEKMLALGEGQVGDYIRTIGLWRNKAKNVIALSEALIDRYGSVVPDDRDELVKLPGVGRKTANVVLSMAFGQSTMAVDTHIFRIGNRLDLAPGKTPEEVEARLMKVIPSEYLYHAHHWLILHGRYVCKARKPDCPACVIADICKAAEKTSEIPAPLVPLPPQIV; this comes from the coding sequence ATGGAAAATCCCAAGCGCAAAATTGATCAGATCAAAGCAACTCCAGGAAAAGTGGAAGCCGGTTTTCCGTCCGGAATTGCGGAAACACAAAGCGTGAGCATTGCCAAGCCCGCCAAGGCCCGGAACGTCACCGGTACACGGTATACGGCAGCGGAAATCCACGAAATCTTCCGGCGATTTTCGGTCCAGCGTCCCGAACCGAAGGGCGAACTGGAGCACGTGAATCCCTTTACCCTGCTGGTCGCCGTGGTGCTCTCGGCCCAGGCAACCGACGTTGGCGTCAACAAGGCAACGCGAGCCTTGTTCAAGGTGGCGGATACGCCGGAAAAGATGCTTGCGCTGGGTGAGGGGCAAGTCGGCGATTACATCCGCACGATCGGCCTCTGGCGCAACAAGGCGAAGAACGTCATCGCCCTGTCAGAAGCGCTGATCGATCGATATGGCAGCGTGGTTCCGGACGATCGCGACGAGCTGGTCAAGTTGCCGGGTGTTGGCCGCAAGACCGCCAATGTGGTGCTCTCTATGGCGTTCGGCCAGTCGACCATGGCGGTCGACACGCATATTTTCCGCATCGGCAACCGGCTTGACCTCGCGCCCGGCAAGACGCCGGAAGAGGTGGAAGCCCGGCTGATGAAAGTCATTCCATCAGAATATCTCTACCACGCGCATCATTGGCTGATCCTGCACGGGCGTTATGTCTGCAAGGCGCGCAAGCCGGATTGCCCTGCCTGTGTCATCGCCGACATTTGCAAGGCGGCGGAAAAAACCTCGGAAATACCCGCGCCGCTCGTGCCATTGCCGCCTCAAATTGTCTAG
- the grpE gene encoding nucleotide exchange factor GrpE, translated as MAEDKKNHDTPDHDQRDLKNPRDRDALKRAADDFLKSRKAEEYAMAQDDEIEAQANNWAELDRLRAENGDLKDQLLRLAADMENLRKRTARDVHDARAYSVANFARDVLSVSDNLKRALEAIPADALANGDAGFKALAEGVEMTERSLMTAMERHGVKKIEPLGQKFDPNFHQAMFEIPNADVPHNTVLQVAQAGFVIGDRMLRPALVGVSKGGPKLAAGEGQPEPGPINPQAEKDA; from the coding sequence ATGGCTGAAGACAAGAAGAATCACGACACACCCGATCACGACCAGCGCGACCTGAAGAATCCGCGCGATCGCGATGCGCTGAAGCGCGCTGCCGATGATTTTCTCAAATCGCGCAAGGCCGAAGAATATGCGATGGCTCAGGATGACGAAATCGAAGCACAGGCCAACAACTGGGCCGAGCTCGACAGGCTGCGCGCCGAGAACGGCGACCTGAAGGACCAGTTGCTGCGGCTTGCGGCTGACATGGAAAACCTGCGCAAGCGCACCGCCCGCGACGTGCACGATGCACGCGCCTATTCGGTCGCCAATTTCGCTCGCGACGTTCTTTCGGTTTCCGACAATCTGAAGCGTGCGCTGGAAGCCATCCCGGCCGATGCACTGGCCAATGGCGATGCGGGTTTCAAGGCGCTTGCCGAAGGCGTCGAGATGACCGAACGTTCGCTGATGACGGCGATGGAACGCCACGGCGTCAAGAAAATCGAACCCCTGGGTCAGAAGTTCGATCCCAACTTCCACCAGGCGATGTTCGAAATTCCGAACGCCGACGTACCGCACAACACCGTGCTGCAGGTTGCCCAGGCAGGCTTCGTCATCGGCGACCGCATGCTGCGTCCGGCGCTTGTCGGCGTTTCCAAGGGCGGTCCCAAGCTTGCAGCAGGTGAAGGTCAACCCGAACCCGGCCCGATCAATCCGCAGGCGGAAAAAGACGCCTAA
- the hrcA gene encoding heat-inducible transcriptional repressor HrcA: MNKAVVPETLQSLDQRSRDIFRRIVESYLGDGEPVGSRNLSRILPVSLSPATIRNVMSDLEHLGLVYAPHVSAGRLPTQLGLRFFVDAFMEVGDLSSAERNSIEAQVRASGESQSAESVLTQASQILSGMSRGAGLVLASKAEGALKHIEFVRLEPTKALAVLVTQSGDIENRVIDLPLGVTPSQLIEASNFLNAHIQGRTITEARQEIARLKEETQQALDALSQLLVEQGLAIWGGAGGGQPARLIVRGRGNLLESVSAEADLERLRHLFDDLETKEGTLQLLDLAEAGPGVRIFIGSENKLFSLSGSSLVIAPYRDSEQRVIGALGVIGPTRLNYARIVPMVDYTAQLVSRLLR; this comes from the coding sequence ATGAACAAGGCTGTTGTCCCGGAAACATTGCAATCGCTTGACCAGCGGTCGCGGGATATTTTCCGGCGGATCGTCGAGAGCTATCTTGGCGATGGCGAGCCGGTTGGATCGCGCAACCTGTCACGCATCCTGCCTGTGTCGCTCTCCCCGGCCACGATCCGCAATGTGATGAGCGATCTCGAACATCTCGGCCTCGTCTACGCCCCGCATGTCTCGGCGGGACGTCTGCCGACACAGCTTGGACTACGCTTCTTTGTCGATGCCTTCATGGAGGTGGGCGATCTCTCTTCCGCCGAGCGCAATTCCATCGAGGCGCAGGTGCGGGCCTCTGGCGAATCCCAGTCCGCGGAAAGCGTGCTGACGCAGGCGAGCCAGATTCTCTCCGGCATGTCGCGGGGTGCCGGGCTGGTTCTCGCCAGCAAGGCGGAAGGTGCGCTCAAGCATATCGAATTCGTGCGCCTCGAGCCGACAAAGGCATTGGCAGTGCTCGTCACCCAGAGCGGCGATATCGAAAACCGCGTGATCGACCTGCCGCTTGGCGTCACGCCATCGCAATTGATCGAGGCATCGAACTTCCTCAACGCGCATATTCAGGGCCGTACCATTACCGAGGCGCGGCAGGAAATCGCGCGGCTCAAGGAAGAAACCCAGCAGGCACTCGACGCCTTGTCGCAGCTTCTGGTCGAACAAGGCCTTGCCATCTGGGGCGGGGCCGGAGGCGGCCAACCAGCGCGATTGATCGTTCGCGGGCGCGGCAATTTGCTCGAATCGGTCAGTGCCGAGGCCGACTTGGAGCGGCTACGCCATCTCTTCGATGATCTCGAAACCAAGGAAGGCACGCTGCAATTGCTCGATCTGGCGGAAGCCGGACCGGGAGTGCGCATCTTCATCGGTTCCGAGAACAAGCTGTTCTCGCTTTCCGGTTCCTCGCTGGTCATTGCCCCCTATCGTGATTCAGAGCAGCGGGTGATTGGCGCGCTCGGCGTCATCGGGCCGACGCGGCTCAATTATGCGCGCATCGTGCCAATGGTGGACTATACGGCCCAGCTTGTGTCACGCCTGCTTCGTTAG
- a CDS encoding type II toxin-antitoxin system VapC family toxin: MRVLLDTHILLAIIEQQLEKFTPGIRGLLADPAGEFHVSVASLWEIAIKWRLGKLRLTPGLKTLPSLLTSMGIELVPINEHHTLIAVEPEPLTRDPFDRLLLAQCQVEDLRLVTIDRGLVAHPMAVKIK; the protein is encoded by the coding sequence ATGAGAGTGTTGCTGGATACTCATATTCTGTTGGCTATTATCGAGCAGCAGCTGGAAAAATTTACTCCCGGCATTCGGGGCTTGCTCGCAGACCCGGCAGGGGAGTTCCATGTGAGCGTGGCCAGTCTTTGGGAAATCGCCATCAAATGGCGTCTGGGAAAGCTTCGACTTACTCCCGGTCTCAAAACATTGCCAAGCCTGCTAACGAGTATGGGGATCGAACTCGTTCCGATCAACGAGCACCACACTCTGATTGCAGTTGAGCCCGAACCGCTGACACGCGATCCTTTTGACCGCCTCTTGCTGGCGCAATGTCAAGTGGAAGACTTGCGCCTTGTCACGATTGATCGTGGGCTGGTCGCCCATCCAATGGCGGTCAAAATCAAATGA
- a CDS encoding DUF2244 domain-containing protein, translating to MNPVDPAAMNEQEIFRALLVPHRSLGQTGFLILMGTLGVSSFFTGLFFLSLGAWPVFGFFGLDVLIVYIAFRMNYASGKVHEEVSVSRIALQIRQVAPSGRAKLHEFNPFWTRFSVARHAEIGITSMRVEGQGKTVTIGSFLNPDDRESFASAFQLALATAKGR from the coding sequence ATGAACCCTGTTGACCCTGCGGCCATGAACGAGCAAGAAATCTTTCGCGCGCTTCTGGTGCCACACAGGTCGCTTGGCCAGACAGGTTTCCTCATTCTGATGGGCACGCTTGGCGTCAGCAGCTTCTTCACCGGATTGTTTTTCCTGTCGCTCGGTGCATGGCCAGTCTTCGGCTTTTTCGGCCTGGATGTGCTGATCGTCTACATCGCCTTCCGCATGAACTATGCTTCCGGAAAGGTCCATGAAGAGGTAAGCGTTTCGCGCATCGCACTGCAGATTCGCCAGGTTGCTCCCTCCGGCCGGGCAAAACTCCACGAGTTCAATCCGTTCTGGACACGCTTCAGCGTCGCCCGCCACGCGGAAATCGGCATCACGTCGATGCGTGTCGAGGGACAGGGCAAGACCGTGACCATCGGCTCCTTCCTCAATCCCGATGATCGCGAAAGCTTCGCTTCGGCGTTTCAGCTGGCGCTCGCGACGGCCAAGGGCCGATAG
- a CDS encoding adenosine kinase: MSSYDVLCIGNAIVDIIARTDDDFIVKNGIIKNAMNLIDADRAEFLYERMGPAIEASGGSAGNTAAGVASLGGRAAYFGKVADDQLGHVFTHDIRSQGVAFDTRVLNAPPPTARSMIFVTPDGERSMNTYLGACVELGPEDVESSKVSEAKVTYFEGYLWDPPRAKEAIRLSAKIAHEHKREVSMTLSDPFCVDRYREEFLELMRSGTVDIVFANEAELKSLYQTHDFEKGLDLIRKDCKLAAITRSEKGSVVVSRDETVAVPAIEIAELVDTTGAGDLYAAGFLFGYTNGRTLTDCARLGSLTAGLVIQQIGPRPQLNLKLAAEQAGLL; this comes from the coding sequence ATGTCCAGCTATGACGTGCTTTGCATCGGCAACGCCATTGTCGATATCATTGCCCGCACCGACGACGATTTCATCGTCAAGAACGGCATCATCAAGAACGCAATGAACCTGATCGATGCCGATCGTGCGGAATTTCTCTATGAACGCATGGGACCGGCGATCGAGGCTTCGGGCGGAAGTGCCGGCAATACGGCAGCAGGCGTTGCCAGTCTGGGCGGGCGCGCCGCCTATTTCGGCAAGGTGGCGGACGATCAGCTCGGCCACGTCTTTACCCATGATATCCGTTCGCAGGGCGTTGCTTTCGACACGCGCGTCTTGAATGCACCACCGCCCACGGCCCGCTCGATGATCTTCGTGACGCCCGATGGCGAGCGTTCGATGAATACCTATCTCGGCGCCTGTGTCGAGCTTGGACCGGAAGATGTGGAAAGCTCCAAGGTTTCCGAAGCCAAGGTAACCTATTTCGAGGGCTATCTCTGGGATCCGCCGCGGGCCAAGGAGGCAATCCGCCTTTCGGCAAAGATCGCGCATGAGCACAAGCGCGAAGTGTCGATGACGCTCTCCGATCCGTTCTGCGTCGACCGTTACCGCGAGGAATTCCTCGAACTGATGCGCTCCGGCACGGTCGATATCGTCTTTGCCAATGAGGCCGAGCTGAAATCGCTGTATCAAACGCATGATTTCGAAAAGGGCCTCGATCTGATCCGCAAGGATTGCAAGCTTGCCGCGATTACCCGCTCTGAAAAGGGTTCGGTTGTCGTATCCAGGGACGAAACGGTCGCCGTTCCGGCGATCGAGATTGCCGAACTGGTGGATACGACCGGTGCAGGCGACCTTTATGCGGCGGGCTTCCTGTTCGGTTACACCAATGGCCGCACGCTGACCGATTGCGCCAGACTTGGCTCGCTCACCGCAGGTCTGGTCATCCAGCAGATCGGGCCGCGCCCGCAGCTGAACCTCAAGCTCGCAGCAGAACAGGCCGGATTGCTATAG
- a CDS encoding trimeric intracellular cation channel family protein: MTMIQLFNYAGIFVFAATGALAASRRQLDIIAFIFLAAVTGIGGGTLRDLILGVPVFWVKDPGNLLVCAAAAILVYFSANLLESRYRVLLWLDAVGLAAYSVIGAAKSLALGFDSTIAVVTGIMTATFGGILRDIISGEPSVLMRREIYVTAALAGSLVYILLHGLSVGLELSALPAALAAFAVRGGALYFGWALPTYHKPGRTTEELKREGYIRSE; encoded by the coding sequence ATGACCATGATCCAGCTGTTCAACTATGCCGGGATATTCGTCTTTGCGGCAACCGGCGCCCTGGCGGCATCGCGCCGCCAGCTCGACATCATCGCCTTCATCTTTCTCGCGGCGGTAACCGGCATTGGCGGCGGTACCTTGCGCGATCTTATCCTTGGCGTGCCGGTATTCTGGGTTAAGGACCCGGGCAACCTGCTGGTCTGCGCCGCTGCAGCCATCCTCGTCTACTTTTCCGCTAATCTGTTGGAATCGCGCTATCGCGTGCTGCTGTGGCTCGATGCAGTCGGTCTTGCCGCCTACAGCGTCATTGGCGCTGCCAAAAGCCTGGCACTGGGCTTCGATTCGACTATCGCCGTCGTCACCGGCATCATGACCGCCACCTTCGGCGGCATCCTGCGCGATATCATTTCCGGAGAACCGTCCGTGCTGATGCGACGAGAGATTTACGTGACCGCCGCCCTCGCCGGTTCGCTGGTCTACATCCTGCTGCACGGCCTGTCCGTTGGGCTGGAGCTATCGGCGCTTCCCGCCGCGCTTGCCGCCTTTGCGGTGCGCGGCGGCGCGCTTTATTTCGGCTGGGCACTGCCGACCTATCACAAGCCCGGTCGCACGACGGAGGAACTCAAGCGCGAAGGCTATATCAGGTCGGAGTAG
- a CDS encoding Dabb family protein, with protein sequence MIRHIVFFSARNPEDVEAIAAGLRRLGEIPHSTVFEVMTNTKTDPISGEIDVVVYGEFKDAEALAAYKAHPIYSETTAVVRPLRELRISADVVSTLS encoded by the coding sequence GTGATCCGTCATATTGTATTCTTCAGCGCTCGTAACCCGGAAGACGTCGAGGCAATCGCCGCTGGCCTGCGGCGGCTTGGCGAAATTCCGCATTCCACCGTCTTTGAAGTGATGACGAACACCAAGACCGATCCGATCTCCGGTGAGATCGACGTGGTCGTCTATGGCGAGTTCAAGGATGCCGAGGCACTGGCTGCCTACAAGGCGCATCCGATCTACAGCGAGACGACAGCCGTCGTCCGCCCCTTGCGTGAACTGCGCATCTCCGCCGACGTGGTATCGACCCTGAGCTAA
- a CDS encoding sensor histidine kinase translates to MADHGQKNRPDPDKLLELAARETRGKLTVFLGAAPGVGKTYAMLLRARRLKEDGDDIVIGLAETHGRAETAELLEGLEVMPRRQVTYRDRSLEEFDLDAAITRKPKILVVDELAHTNVPGSRHPKRYQDIEELLWQGIDVWTAMNVQHLESLNDLVTSITGVTVREIVPDTVLKRADEVLLVDLPPAELIERLKEGKVYLPGNAERAAEGFFKPANLTALRELALRRTADRVDDQMIDLLRQNAIEGPWATGERLLVCVGPDSLSDKVVRTASRLASGLNARWLVVSLTQTNDAGAETSRRIDELLDLAERLGAETRRVIAQDFVEEIFRIARRENVTQIVVGRPKSRRFANPFRRSLPDEIIKRFTDIGVHIVTGEEQGTPYVPPKMRKRSRRELAVAIAIPAVTTGVTTLLGLGASNIVHPQNLSMLFLVAVILSAMISGRLSAVIAAGLSFFLYNFFFLEPLHDLSIAKPHQLFSLIIFLAVALMIGDLAGRLRDQVDRSRNQAKNTQALYEFSRKLSGTARLDDVLVSTATHLHSTFGTGVAILLPNDEDLAIQAVWPPDMTLDGTDMTAVRWAYEKNERAGHDTATLPLIDWQFLPILTSHGVAGVVGLSLQRHPPLTENEDRMLTAILDQTAIAIDRAQLVRENAKTTALQESEKLHTALFSSLSHDLKTPLASITGAVTTLRQLGSRIKADTRDDLLLSIEEEAARLTRFVANLFDMTRIEAGTLKVKNVPVDAADVIASSIERMKKLKPEIAIEISIAPDLPTVSGDPSMLGQVLFNLLDNAAKYAGDGPIAIYARQDESEVAISVTDQGKGIPPKDLDKIFDKFYRRAKGDGRAPGTGLGLSIARGFVESMGGTIKAESPAIRKRGTRFIVRLPATPDDEAKSA, encoded by the coding sequence ATGGCCGATCACGGTCAAAAAAATCGACCAGATCCCGATAAATTGCTGGAACTTGCCGCCCGTGAAACGCGCGGCAAGCTGACTGTTTTTCTGGGAGCGGCGCCCGGCGTCGGCAAGACTTACGCCATGCTTTTGCGCGCCCGCCGACTGAAGGAAGATGGCGACGATATCGTCATTGGTCTCGCCGAAACCCATGGCCGCGCCGAGACGGCGGAATTGCTGGAGGGTCTTGAGGTCATGCCTCGCCGGCAGGTCACCTATCGCGACCGCTCGCTGGAAGAATTCGACCTCGACGCAGCGATAACTCGCAAGCCGAAAATTCTCGTGGTCGACGAACTCGCCCACACCAATGTGCCGGGCAGCCGTCACCCCAAGCGCTATCAGGATATCGAGGAACTGCTCTGGCAGGGCATCGATGTCTGGACCGCCATGAACGTCCAGCATCTGGAAAGCCTGAACGATCTGGTCACCAGCATTACCGGGGTTACCGTTCGCGAGATCGTTCCCGACACGGTCCTTAAACGGGCTGATGAGGTCTTGCTTGTCGATCTGCCGCCGGCGGAACTGATCGAACGGTTGAAGGAGGGCAAGGTCTATCTGCCCGGCAATGCCGAACGGGCGGCCGAAGGCTTCTTCAAACCGGCCAATCTGACGGCCCTGCGCGAATTGGCGCTGCGGCGCACCGCCGACCGTGTCGATGATCAGATGATCGACCTGTTGCGGCAGAACGCCATCGAGGGACCTTGGGCGACCGGCGAGCGCCTGCTCGTCTGCGTCGGCCCCGACAGCCTGTCCGACAAGGTCGTGCGCACCGCCAGCCGCCTGGCTTCAGGGCTCAATGCCCGCTGGCTGGTAGTTTCACTCACCCAGACCAATGATGCGGGCGCAGAGACCAGCAGGCGCATCGACGAACTGCTCGATCTCGCGGAGCGGCTTGGTGCAGAAACACGGCGTGTCATCGCACAGGATTTCGTCGAGGAAATCTTCCGTATCGCCCGGCGTGAAAACGTCACCCAGATTGTCGTCGGGCGTCCCAAGTCGCGGCGATTTGCCAATCCCTTCCGGCGTTCCCTGCCCGACGAGATCATCAAGCGCTTTACCGATATCGGTGTGCATATCGTCACCGGCGAAGAACAGGGTACGCCCTACGTGCCGCCAAAAATGCGCAAGCGATCCCGCCGCGAACTTGCGGTCGCCATCGCGATTCCCGCTGTTACAACGGGCGTGACAACGTTGCTTGGCCTCGGCGCAAGCAATATTGTCCATCCGCAAAATCTTTCCATGCTGTTTCTTGTCGCCGTGATCCTCTCGGCAATGATCAGCGGTCGGCTTTCTGCCGTTATCGCCGCCGGCCTCTCCTTTTTTCTGTACAATTTTTTCTTCCTCGAGCCACTGCATGATCTTAGCATCGCCAAGCCACATCAGTTGTTTTCGCTGATCATATTCCTGGCGGTCGCCCTGATGATCGGTGATCTTGCCGGTCGATTGCGCGACCAGGTCGACCGCTCGCGCAATCAGGCGAAGAACACTCAGGCGCTTTACGAATTCTCACGCAAGCTCTCCGGTACGGCGCGGCTGGACGATGTCCTGGTTTCCACGGCCACGCACCTGCATTCGACCTTTGGAACCGGCGTCGCCATCCTGCTGCCAAACGACGAAGACCTGGCGATACAGGCCGTATGGCCGCCGGACATGACCTTGGATGGTACGGACATGACCGCCGTACGCTGGGCTTATGAGAAAAACGAACGTGCCGGCCATGACACGGCGACATTGCCGCTGATCGACTGGCAATTTCTCCCCATCCTCACCTCGCATGGGGTGGCCGGTGTAGTGGGCCTCTCCTTGCAGCGCCATCCGCCATTGACCGAGAACGAAGACCGCATGCTCACCGCGATCCTCGATCAGACAGCAATTGCGATCGACCGCGCGCAGCTCGTTCGGGAAAATGCCAAGACCACGGCACTGCAGGAAAGTGAAAAACTTCACACCGCGCTGTTCTCGTCGCTCTCCCATGACCTGAAGACGCCGCTCGCATCGATCACCGGTGCTGTGACCACCCTGCGCCAGCTTGGCAGCCGCATCAAAGCCGACACACGCGACGATCTCCTGTTGTCCATTGAGGAAGAAGCCGCGCGTCTCACACGTTTTGTCGCCAATCTCTTCGACATGACGCGGATCGAAGCCGGGACGCTCAAGGTCAAGAATGTGCCTGTCGATGCGGCGGACGTCATTGCCTCGTCCATCGAGCGAATGAAGAAACTGAAACCGGAAATCGCCATCGAGATCAGCATCGCTCCTGATCTTCCCACGGTGAGCGGCGACCCCTCCATGCTCGGCCAGGTGCTGTTCAATTTGCTGGACAATGCTGCCAAATATGCCGGAGATGGGCCCATCGCCATCTATGCAAGGCAGGATGAATCGGAAGTTGCAATCAGCGTCACTGATCAGGGCAAGGGCATTCCGCCCAAGGACCTCGACAAGATTTTCGACAAGTTCTACCGGCGCGCCAAAGGTGATGGCCGCGCGCCGGGGACAGGGCTTGGCTTGTCGATCGCCCGAGGCTTCGTTGAATCCATGGGTGGAACGATCAAGGCGGAAAGCCCCGCCATCCGCAAGCGTGGAACCCGGTTCATCGTCCGGCTTCCCGCCACGCCCGACGATGAGGCAAAATCGGCATGA
- a CDS encoding methylated-DNA--[protein]-cysteine S-methyltransferase has protein sequence MKPQAILQKDITPTGDDYAIVSHIIERISKDYRDQPSLETLARDTGLSPTALQKLFTRWAGLSPKGFLQAVTIDHARRLLDEGMPLLETAYETGLSGPSRLHDLFVTHEGMSPGDYKTRGAGLTIRYGFLISPFGLALIMVTDRGLAGLAFADAGKEREALADMSSRWPNATYVEDLAATAPYAARIFNPAEWRADRPLKVVTIGTDFQLRVWEALLKIPMGKCVAYSDIAADIGSPNASRAVGAAVGANPVSFVVPCHRAVGKSGALTGYHWGLTRKRAILGWEAGQLSAGADMSQAG, from the coding sequence ATGAAACCACAGGCCATACTTCAGAAGGACATCACCCCCACCGGCGACGATTATGCGATCGTCAGCCATATCATCGAGCGTATCAGCAAGGATTACCGCGATCAGCCGTCGCTTGAGACGCTGGCCCGCGATACCGGACTGTCGCCGACAGCGTTGCAAAAGCTCTTCACCCGCTGGGCCGGCCTTTCGCCGAAAGGCTTCCTGCAGGCTGTGACCATCGACCATGCCCGCCGCTTGCTCGACGAGGGCATGCCGTTGCTCGAAACGGCTTATGAAACGGGCCTTTCAGGTCCAAGTCGCCTGCACGATCTGTTCGTCACCCATGAAGGCATGTCGCCGGGCGACTACAAGACCCGTGGCGCTGGCCTTACCATCCGCTATGGCTTCCTCATCTCGCCATTCGGACTGGCGCTGATCATGGTGACGGATCGCGGTCTGGCGGGCCTTGCCTTCGCCGACGCCGGAAAGGAGCGTGAAGCGCTCGCCGATATGTCGTCCCGCTGGCCCAATGCCACCTATGTGGAAGATCTTGCCGCAACCGCTCCCTATGCGGCCCGAATCTTCAACCCCGCCGAATGGCGTGCCGACAGACCGCTCAAGGTCGTCACCATCGGAACGGACTTCCAGCTGCGTGTCTGGGAGGCCTTGCTCAAGATCCCGATGGGCAAATGCGTCGCCTATTCGGATATTGCTGCTGATATCGGCTCGCCCAATGCATCGCGCGCTGTCGGGGCGGCGGTCGGGGCCAACCCGGTTTCCTTCGTCGTGCCGTGCCATCGCGCGGTCGGCAAGTCCGGAGCGCTCACTGGTTACCACTGGGGGTTGACCCGCAAGCGGGCAATTCTCGGCTGGGAAGCAGGTCAGTTGAGCGCTGGAGCAGATATGAGCCAGGCAGGCTGA
- a CDS encoding sulfate transporter family protein, with protein MIVESARAAASHLFRPEFRAVLWKSIGLTILLLIGVWFGLRELFEVLALPFFDQMVPDLPSWTGWIGLIAGILASLGLALGLALLIAPVTAIVAGLFLDDVAEVVEKEDYPLDPKGRPLAAIRSFVLSVKFMGVVIAGNIVALLLLLIPGVNIIAFFVVNGYLLGREFFEFAAMRFRPEMEAKALRSKHSTTVFLAGLIIAAFMAVPILNLLTPLFAAAMMVHLHKAVARSELGAAVG; from the coding sequence ATGATCGTAGAAAGTGCCCGCGCCGCGGCCAGTCATCTGTTCCGTCCGGAGTTCCGCGCGGTGCTGTGGAAATCGATCGGACTGACTATCCTGCTGCTTATCGGCGTGTGGTTCGGCCTGCGCGAACTGTTCGAAGTTCTGGCCTTGCCCTTTTTCGATCAGATGGTACCGGATTTGCCCTCCTGGACCGGATGGATCGGCCTCATTGCCGGCATTCTTGCCAGTTTGGGGCTTGCCCTGGGCTTGGCACTGCTGATCGCACCGGTTACGGCAATCGTGGCGGGACTGTTTCTCGACGATGTCGCCGAAGTCGTGGAAAAGGAGGACTATCCGCTCGATCCCAAGGGCAGACCTCTCGCCGCTATCCGGTCTTTCGTTCTCTCGGTCAAATTCATGGGTGTGGTCATTGCCGGCAACATCGTCGCATTGCTGTTGCTGCTCATTCCCGGCGTCAATATCATCGCTTTTTTCGTCGTCAACGGCTATCTACTCGGGCGCGAGTTCTTCGAATTTGCCGCCATGCGCTTTCGTCCCGAGATGGAAGCCAAGGCGCTGCGCTCCAAACATTCAACGACGGTGTTCCTGGCCGGCCTGATTATCGCGGCCTTCATGGCAGTCCCGATCCTGAACCTGCTGACACCCCTGTTCGCCGCCGCGATGATGGTGCACCTGCACAAGGCGGTAGCGCGGTCGGAACTGGGCGCCGCGGTAGGCTAG